The genomic region GCACGGTCGCCCACTGCCGCAACACCTGAAGTCGCGGATCAACGGGATCCTCCGCACAGCCGCACGCGCCGGCGTTCAAGTCCGCGCCGCAGGTCGGACACAATCCCCGGCACCCCTCCCGGCACCTCGGCGCGAGGGGGAGGGCCAGAATGAGGTGCTGCCGGACGACCTCGGTCACGTCAATCGTATCATCGGGTCCGACCGGAGTCACAAAGTCGTCCGGACCCAACTCCGCCTCCACCGCTGCGGTGGCGGTCGCCGGACGGCCGAACTCTTCGGCGATGGAGAACTCGAGCGGCTGCTCGAATCGGACCAGGCACGCTCCGCACACGAGACTCAGTGCCGTTCGCACCCTTCCCGAGAGGCACACCGTCCGCCCGGTGCTGGCGACCGTGAGCGCCCCTTCGACGGGCCGCAGGAGCACCGCGTCCTCGGCAGGCGGCTCGCACGGCTCGGAGTACGCCAACGTCCGAACGGCGCCCCGATCAGCCAGCAGTTCGCCGATGTTAACCCGCACATCGCCACCTCACGACGTGTGCCCGGACGGCCTATCCCGCGAGGGGGGGTAACCGCCGGGCACACCGTCTGATTATACGGACGCCGGTTCGGCGTTGTCAAGAGACGGTAACTTTGCCGTTGTCGACCCGCGACGAGGTCTGCGCTTGCCCCCCGCTCCTAGCCCCGGTCCGCTCCGCGAGGACCGCCTTGCCGCGCTGCACCGTCGCGAGGATCCGTGCCACCTCGCGCTCCAGGCGCTCCAGGACGGTCAGCGCATAGAGGTCGGCGCCGCGTCGGGTCTCCTCCGCGTCTCGCACCGCCTGTTCCCGAATTTGCTGGAGTTGTTGCTCGGCGGCCCGGGCAAGCGTCCCGTCCTCGATCGCCCGGCGCGCGTGATCCTCGGCTTCGAGGACGATGCGCCGTGCTTCGTCCTGCGCGCGCCGCAGCACCGTCTCCGCTTCTGCCCCCACCGCCGCCGCTCGCTTGGCATCGGTGGACAGCGCCTCACGGAGGCGTTGCATCAACTGCTGAACTTCTTCGTCCCATGCGGCGCGGCGGCCCGGGGAAAACCGCGGCGGTCCCGCGGCCAGGAGCGCATCGAGGCGCTCCAGGCAATCTGGGATGGATGCGGGGATCGAGGATCGACCTGCCGTTGCCATCTCGTCACCTCTTGCGTTGTGACCTCAACTTCTGACCGAGCCGTTTCTCCACATTCTGGGGAATGAGACCGGAGACCGATCCGCCGAACCGCGCCACCTCCCGGATCAGCGTCGAACTCAGGTATGCGAATTCCGGAGCGGTCATCATAAAGACGGTTTCGATTTCGGGTCTCAGTCGTTTGTTCATCGCCGCCATCTTCAGTTCGTACTCGAAGTCCATCATTGCCCGCAGTCCCTTGACGATCACCGTCGCTCCCAGCCGCTCCGCGAACTCGACGGTCAGCCCTTGGAACTGCATGACCTCGACGTCGGTCTGCTCCGCCGCGGCGCGGAGCATCGCCACGCGGTCGGCGACGCTAAACATCGGGTCTTTCTCTATGTTGGTCGCGACGCCCACGACCACGCGGCGAAACATTCTGCGGGCCCGCTCGATGATGTCCAGGTGCCCGTTGTGCACCGGGTCGAAGCTGCCGGGATACAAGGCAATGGCGAGCCTGTTCTCCCTCAAGGCCCTTCCTCCCTCTTCCCACCCCGCGCGTACGTCCAAAGCGCGGTTTCTCCGTACCGGACCGCCCGGAGGCGGGTGAGCCCCGCGATCTCGCCCGGATCATCCCGCCAGTGGCCTTCGGCGATTGCCAGGCCGTCATCCGCCAGCACCGCCCCGGCGGCGATGCGTCTCAACGTCTTCGCCTGCAGCCCGAGCCCATACGGCGGGTCCAGGAAGATCAGGTCGAACTGCCGCTCCTGCGTGTCGAGCGCCTGCACCTCGGTCAGCACGTTGGCCCTGCGAACTTCGGCGTGGGGGACCGCCGCCAGGGACTCCCGGATCAAGGCGGCGTTGCGCGGATCGCGTTCGACGAAAACGACCAGGCTCGCCCCCCGTCTCAGCGCTTCAATCCCAACCCGTCCGGTCCCTGCGAAGAGATCGAGCACGCGGGCGCCGGCGAGGCGCGGGGCGAGCGAATTGAAGAGCGCGCCCGTGACCTTGCTGGATGTCGGGCGGACGCCGTGCCCGCTCTTGACGTGCGCCCGGGTGCCGCGGGCCCTGCCGCCGCCGCTGCGCACCCGTCAGCCGACCCGCACGTTCTCGACGCGGGCGCCGCCGAACCGTTGCTGGAGTGCTTCCGCCAGGGGGCGGTGCGCCGGTTCCCCGAGCGCGGGGTCGCTCCGGAGCAAGATCTCCGCATCTCGGCGGGCGCGCTCGAGCCAATCGTGGTCCCGAACGAGATCGGCGACCCGGAGCTCGGTGACGCCGTGTTGTCGGAGCATGGTCTGCCGGCGGTCGCCGAGGAGTTCGCCGGCCCCTCTGAGCTCAAGGTCCCGCTGGGCGATGCGGAACCCATCCCCCGTCTCCACCATCGCGGCGAGACGCGACGCGGCGATCGCGTCGTCGGCGGCGACATCGGCGACGAGGACGCAGACCGATTCGTGGGTTCCCCGTCCGACGCGCCCGCGGAGCTGGTGAAGTTGGGAAAGCCCGAAGCGGTCGGCGTCCTCGATCACCATCACCGTGGCGTTCGGGATGTCGATCCCAACCTCGATCACGGTGGTGGCGACGAGGACGGCGATCTCGCCATCCCGCATCGCGCGCATGGTCGCATCGCGCACTTCAATCTTCATCCGCCCGTGCAGCACGCCAACTCGAAGGCCGCGGAACACCTCCTGTTGCAGGCGGGATGCGAGCGCCGTGGCGGCCTCGGCCTGCAGCTTGTCGGATTCTTCGATCAACGGGCAAACGATGTAAGCTTGCCGCCCCGCCTCGACCTGCGAGCGGACGAACTCGTACACCCGCGGCCGACTCGAGGTGGGGCGGGTGTAGGTCTTGATCGGCGACCGCCCCGGCGGGAGCTCATCGAGCGTCGAGACGTCCAGGTCGCCGTAGAGGGTGAGGGCGAGGGTGCGCGGGATCGGCGTCGCCGTCATCACGAGCACGTCCGGATGGTCGCCTTTCTTGCTCAGCGCCGCCCGCTGGGTGACCCCGAACCGATGCTGCTCGTCGACGACGACCAACCCCAACCGATGAAATTCCACTTCCTCCTCGATCAGGGCGTGGGTGCCGATGATGATGTCGGCACGTCCCTCCCGCGTCGCCTGGAACGCCTCCAGGCGGGCCGCGCGCCCCAGGCCGCCCACCAGCAGGACGGTTGTGATCCCGAGGGGCTCAAGTAGGGTGTGGAGGGTCAGGTAGTGCTGCCCGGCCAAGATCTCCGTTGGAGCCATCAACGCCCCCTGCGCCCCCCCTCCCACACAGCGCAGCAGCGCGGTCGCGGCGATCAGGGTCTTCCCCGAGCCGACATCGCCTTGGAGCAGCCGGTTCATCGGGTGGGACCGGTGGAGGTCTGCGCTGATCTCGTCGATCACCTGGCGCTGGGCCCGGGTGAGCGAGAACGGCAAGCCGGCGTGGAACCGGGTGATGAGCTCGGAGGCGTCCCCGTACTCGACGCTCCGCCGCTCGGCCGCCGCGGCGGCCTTCTGGCGGAGCAGCAGTAGTTCGAGGAGCAGCAGTTCCTCGTACACCAGCCGCCGGTGCGCCGCGGCCTGCGTGTCCTGGGTGTCCGGAAAGTGCGCCTGCCGCAGCGCGTCGGCGAGCGCGGGAAGGCGGTGGCGACGCCGAAGATCGTCCGGCAGCCATTCCGTGATCCGCGGGGCGGTGTCCTCGATCGCGTGGAGCACGATCGTCCGCAGGATCCGCTGGCTCAACCCCTCGGTGCCGCGATAGACGGGGACGATCCGCCCCACGTGCAGCGTCTCCTCACCATCCTCCAGGAGCTCGAACTCCGGGGCCGCCATCTGCACCTCCCCGCCCTGCCGCTGTACCCGTCCGTGCAGGACGATCCTGCGCCCCCGCAGCAGCTGGCGCGCGAGGTACGGCTGGTTGTACCAAACGGCATGGAGGACGCCGGAGGTATCGACGATCGCGGCTTTGGTGATCGTGAGGCGCCGTCGCCGCGGCCGGAACTGGCGGATTTGGCCGATCGTGCCTTGAACGGTTTCCACGGCGCCGTGCCGGAGGTCGTAGATGGCGCGGAGGTGACTGCGATCCTCGAGCCGCCGCGGGAGCGTGTAGAGCAGATCCCCCGCGGTGGCGATCCCTAACCGCGCGAGCATTTGAGCGCGGCCCGGCCCCACGCCCCGCAGGTAGCGCACCGGGGTTCCCAGGTCGACGGCGGTGGGGGGGAAAGGGCTCGCCGTCATCTCCTGCGGGGAGCACACGGGAGGGGGCGCCGGCCGTGCTCTGCGCGAACTCACCATGCCGCCCGCCTCCTCTGTCGCGCTGTCCGTTGCCCGGAGCGGGCCAGGCGGCGATCGCCTGCCACGCGGGCAATTCTACGCCCCGGGCGTTGTCCCTCCCCAAGGCGTGTGGTAGACTGCGGAGAGAGTTCGACCGGCGAAGGGAGACCGCGATGGCACGGCGATGCGCGGTGTGCGGGAAGGAGCCGCGCACCGGCTACAGGGTGAGTCACTCGCACCACAAGACGAAGCGGAGGTTTGCCCCCAACCTGCAGAGCGTGCGCGCCGTGATCGACGGCGTGCGACGACGGGCCATGGTCTGCACCGCGTGTCTCAAGGGGAAGAAAGTGGTCCGGGTGGCCTGATCGCTCACATCACGGGCGGCCCTTCTCCCCGCAGTCTGGCAATCAGGCCCCGGAGCTCGGGTTCCTCCAGAACGTAGCGGTCACCGCAGAATCGACAGGTCACCTCGGCGCGTCCCTCCTGCATGAGGATGGTTTCCAGTTCGTCGACCCCCAGCAGGCGGAGCATGCCCTCCACGCGCTCGCGGCTGCACTGGCACTGGAACGCCAGCGGGGTGGCCGCTCCGATGTGCGGGTGCAGATCGCCGAGCGAAGTGGACAGGATCTGCTCAGGCGTGTGCCCGGCTCGCATCATCTGCGTGATCGGCGGAAGCTGTCGCGAGCGGGTTTCCAGGTCCTCCACCACCCCGGGGGGCGCCCCCGGCAGGATCTGCACACACAACCCCCCCGAGGCCAGCACCCGGAGACCTGGACCCACCAGTACCCCGAGCGAGACCATCGACGGGATCTGCTCGGAAACGACAAAGTACGAGGCGAGATCCTCCGCAATTTCCCCGGACACCAGCGGTGCAGACCCGTGGTACGAGACCCGAAGCCCGAGATCCCGCGTGACGTGGAGCAGCCCTTGCCGGCCGACGAGCCCGCCGACGTCGAGCTTGCGGGCGTTTGTCTCCGGCAGATCGGCCAGGGGGTGGACGGCGTAGCCGCGAACGTGGCCTTCCGCGTCGGCTTGGGCGATGACGCCGCCAATCGGTCCGTCTCCCAGCACCCGCAGGAGGACCGATTGCCCGGCCTTGAGCCCGGCCCCCAACAGTGCCGCCGCCGTCAGGCTCCGCCCCAGGGCCGCGGTCGCGGTGGCCGATGTGGCGTGGCGGATGCGCGCATCTTCAACGGTCTGTGTAGAGACCACGGCGATGGCCCGAATCGTCCCGTCCGCGGCAGTGGCCCTGAGGACGGCGTCCCGTATCTGCACGCCTCTCCCCTCCGTCATCGCGCCGGAACGCTTCCCCGGCGATCACGTGAGTAAACGTTGGGCGGAGCGCCGGGCATTCCCCCGCGCACCCGCGGGCGGGCGCGACGCCTCGGCCCGTCCGTCGTGTCGAATCGGGGGCGGACCTAGCCCTCCCGGTCGACGTCGATCTCCGGTGTCACAGCGTGCATCGGGTTGGCGGGGCCGTGTCCTGCCCCGATCGGCAGCGCCGCTTCGATGGCCCGGGTGATGAAGCGCTTGGCATTTCGGATCGCCGCGGCGGCCGGCAGGCCGCGCGCCAATCCGGCCGTGATCGCCGCGGAGAACACGCACCCGGTGCCGTGGGTGTGCGTGGTGGCGATCCGAGGCGTGGCCAGGCGCTCGCTGCGCCGGCCGTCGAAGACCACGTCGACGGCGGCGCCCTCGAGGTGGCCCCCTTTGACGACGACGAAGCGCGGGCCGAGGGCGTGCAGCTCCCGCGCCGCCGCCTCCATCTCCTCGAGGGTCCGCACCGATCGGTTGAGCAGCGCACCCGCCTCGTGCAGATTTGGGGTGACGACCAGGGCGATCGGCAGCAGGACCCGGCGGAGGGCGTCGCACGCCTCCGGCCGCAGCAGCGGCGCCCCACTCTTCGAGATCATGACGGGGTCGACCACCAGCGCGGCGATCCGGCGACTGCGGAGCTCGTCGGCGACCGCCTCGATGATCGGCGTATTCGACAACATCCCGGTCTTTGCCGCATCGACCCCGATATCCCCGATGACGGCATCGATCTGCTGGCGAACAAACTCCGGCGTCATCTCGACGATCGCCCGGACGCCGGTGGTATTTTGTGCGGTCAGTGCCGTGATGGCCGTCATGCCGAAGACGCCGAGCGCGGAGAACGTCTTAAGGTCGGCCTGGATCCCCGCGCCGCCGCCGGAGTCAGACCCCGCAATGGACAGCGCTCTCGGGATCATCGCCGTCCCCCCCCTGCCGGAAAATGATCCCACCCCTCCGCGGTCAAGGGACGCGGGACCCCGGATCCGTGAATCCACCGCCCGGCGGATGCCGGAAGGATCTCCGCGATGCGGGTGAGGTTTACGCCGATGCGCCGGGCGACCCCGGGGGCCTCGGCGTCGAACCCCGGCTCCGCGGCAAACAGGAGCTCATAGTCCTCGCCCCCCCGCAGCGCCCACGCGCGCGGGTCGATCCCCGCCGCGTGCGCGACCGGCCCGAGTCCGTCAGGAACCGGCAGCCGGTCCTCATCGAGGCGCACGCCGACTCCGGAGGCATCGACGAGGTGCAACAGGTCGCTGGCCGTTCCATCACTCGTGTCGATCATCGCCCTCGGCCCGAGCGCGCTCAAGACCCTGCCGGCGTCCACCCGCGGACTCGGCCGGCGGTATGCCTGTTCCAGCACCGCCCTCCCGGGAGCCTGGATCTCGGGATGCTCGAGGAGGAATCGGCCGGCCGCCGCTTTCCCGAGAGACCCGGTCACCCACACTCCGTCCCCCGGTCTCGCGCCCGAGCGGGTGACGGGCCGGGGTGTCTCGCCGAGCAGCGTGATGTCGACCACGAGCGGGCCATCGGCGCCGGACACATTTCCGCCGACGATGGAGACGGCGTGCGCCAGGGCGGCGGCGGCGATCCCCCGGTACAGCTCCTCCACCATGTCGAGGAGGGTATCCCGCGGCAGCACCAGCGAGATGAGCGCGTGGCGCGGGGTCCCCCCCATCGCCGCCACATCGCTCAGGTTCACGGCCAGCGCGCGCCAGCCGACGTCCCCGGGCCGGCACAGTGCCCAGGTGAAATGGACCCCCTCAACCTGACTGTCGCATGTTGCCACGACGGGATGCGAGAACTGCAGGACTGCGGCGTCGTCGCCGATCCCGATGGTCACCCCGGGCCCGGCGGTGGGGACGAGCTGCCGCAGCCGGTCGATCAGGGCGAACTCCCCCACCGACGCGATGGTGTTATCCGGTGAGTGCGGCATCGACCTCCCTCCGAATCCGGCGCACCGCGGCCGCGACGTCCTCCGCCATGGTCACCGCGGTGATGACCGCCACTCCCCGCGCCCCGGCGCGGATCACCGCCGCCGCGTTATCCGCCGTGATTCCCCCGATGCCGATCAGCGGCAGCCGAACCACCCCGCGGAGTTCGCGCAGGCGGTCGAGGCCGATCGGCTCGCCGGCGTCCGCCTTGGTGGCCGTGGCGTAGATCGCCCCGACCCCAAGGTAATCCGCTCCCGCCCGTTCGGCCGCCACGGCCTCCTCCGCCGTGGCGGCCGAGACCCCGATCACCGCCTCGGGTCCCAGCATTGCCCGCACCTCCCGGGTCGGCAGGTCGTCCTGGCCGACGTGGACCCCGTCAGCCCCGACGATCATCGCGACGTCGGCCCGATCGTTGACGACGAACGCGACCCCGGCCGCGCGGCACAGGGGGAGGATTTCCCGGCCCGCTTCCACGATTTGGCGGGCCGGGGCGTCCTTCATTCGCAGCTGCACGGTAGTCGCCCCACCACGGATCGCCGCCTCGGCGATCTCTCGGGGCGATCGTCCCCGGCTCCTGAGCGCATCGGCGATCACGTACACCCGCCAGTCCCGCATCATCCGAGCCGGGTCCGGGCGCGCCGCACGGCCGTGGCCCCGTCCAGGTCGTTCAGGGCATCCAGAAGCGCCGCGCGAAACGTGCCAGGCCCGCCGCTCCGCCCCGCCGCGCACTCGGCGGCGACCTCGAACCAGACCAGCCCGGCGGTCGCCGCCGCGAGAGGGTCGGGTTCGATGGCGGCGACCGCGCCGATGCAGGCCGTCGCCATGCAACCGCTCCCCGAGATTCGCGCCAGCCAGGGATGTCCGTTGGCGATGCGGACGGTCCTGGTGCCGTTGGTCAGCAGATCCTCGACCCCGGTGGCCGCGACCGTGGCTCCGGTCGATGCGGCCAGCCGCCGGCTCAACGCGTCGATGTCCTCGATCGTCCCCGCGGCATCCACCCCTCGCACGTGTCCGGCCAGTCCCGCAAGCGCGGCGATTTCTCCGGCGTTGCCCCGGATGCACGCACACCGGATCTCGGCCAGCAGGCGCCGGATCTCCGCCGACCGGAACGCCGTCCCACCCGCCCCCACCGGGTCCAGGATGACCGGCACGCCGCGGTGATTGGCCCGCCGGCCCGCTCGCACCATCAGGTCGGTGATGTCGCGGGTCAGGGTCCCGGTGTTGAGGACGAGGGCGCTCGCCTGGCCGGCGATCTCCTCCACTTCTTCCGGCGCCCGCGCCATCACCGGGGCGGCGCCGATGGCCGCGGTGACGTTCGCCACGTCGTTGATCGTGACGATGTTGGTGATGTGGTGCACGAGGGGCCGAGTGCTGCGGACACGGGTCATCAGTCCGGCGATGTCGCCGACGGAGCGGGTCACCGCGGGCCGCCTCCGGCCACCCAGCGGTGGAGCCAGTGGCGGAAGCGGAGGCGAAGATCCACCCGCTCCACGGCCCGCTGCATCGCCTCGACGGTCACGGTCCCCCGCCGGTAGGTGATCTGCACGTTCTTGGTCGCCAGGTTCACGTCCGCGCCGACCACTCCGGGGAGCTCCTCCAGAGCCCCCACCACGCGCCGTGCTCAGAGGCGGCAGAGGATGCGGTCCGCGCGGATCACGGTCGCCTCGACGCCGCCGCCTGCCCCGGTCACGACTGGACGGCCCATCCGTTGACGGCCGGGACGCGGCGAAGCGCCCGGATGAGCACAAAGCCGAGGATCGCGCCCGGGATGCTGCTGGAGAGAAACGCGATCTGAAACCACCAGAGGGTGTGGTGGGATCCGACCAACGGCTGGAAGAACCACGCCGCCAGGGTCGCGCCGATGGGCCCCGTCCCGATCGGCTCGCAGAGGGCGGCGGCGTCCGAACGCATCAGGCGGTACGCGTACCCGACGACCAGGGCGCCGAAGGGGCTGCCGGGGAACGCGAAGAGCGATCCCCACCCCAGGCTGTGGCGGAGGAAGGCCGTGACCAGCGCCGCGGCCGCCGCGTACCACGGGCCGACGAGGATCCCGGCGATGGCGTTGATGGTGTGCTGGAACGGCGCCACCCGCGTGGGGCCCACCGGGATGCTGAGCGACCCGAGAAGCGTCGCCAGTCCGGCGAACATCGCGGCAAGGACGAGCCGCCTCAAGTGCTGATCACGGTCCCGATCCCGAACTCCTCCCATCATATCGGCCATCCCTCCATCCGATCCGACATCTCCCAGAACAGATACTCATATCGCTGGCTCTGAAGATATATCTCCCGCAGCGCCGCCACCCGGTCGGCCGGTGGATCCGGTGCCATCCGGTCCAGGAGTTCCGCGGCCCACGCGGCGAATGCCCCG from bacterium harbors:
- the rsmD gene encoding 16S rRNA (guanine(966)-N(2))-methyltransferase RsmD, with the translated sequence MRSGGGRARGTRAHVKSGHGVRPTSSKVTGALFNSLAPRLAGARVLDLFAGTGRVGIEALRRGASLVVFVERDPRNAALIRESLAAVPHAEVRRANVLTEVQALDTQERQFDLIFLDPPYGLGLQAKTLRRIAAGAVLADDGLAIAEGHWRDDPGEIAGLTRLRAVRYGETALWTYARGGKREEGP
- the thiW gene encoding energy coupling factor transporter S component ThiW, producing the protein MADMMGGVRDRDRDQHLRRLVLAAMFAGLATLLGSLSIPVGPTRVAPFQHTINAIAGILVGPWYAAAAALVTAFLRHSLGWGSLFAFPGSPFGALVVGYAYRLMRSDAAALCEPIGTGPIGATLAAWFFQPLVGSHHTLWWFQIAFLSSSIPGAILGFVLIRALRRVPAVNGWAVQS
- the thiE gene encoding thiamine phosphate synthase encodes the protein MMRDWRVYVIADALRSRGRSPREIAEAAIRGGATTVQLRMKDAPARQIVEAGREILPLCRAAGVAFVVNDRADVAMIVGADGVHVGQDDLPTREVRAMLGPEAVIGVSAATAEEAVAAERAGADYLGVGAIYATATKADAGEPIGLDRLRELRGVVRLPLIGIGGITADNAAAVIRAGARGVAVITAVTMAEDVAAAVRRIRREVDAALTG
- the thiM gene encoding hydroxyethylthiazole kinase, whose translation is MTRSVGDIAGLMTRVRSTRPLVHHITNIVTINDVANVTAAIGAAPVMARAPEEVEEIAGQASALVLNTGTLTRDITDLMVRAGRRANHRGVPVILDPVGAGGTAFRSAEIRRLLAEIRCACIRGNAGEIAALAGLAGHVRGVDAAGTIEDIDALSRRLAASTGATVAATGVEDLLTNGTRTVRIANGHPWLARISGSGCMATACIGAVAAIEPDPLAAATAGLVWFEVAAECAAGRSGGPGTFRAALLDALNDLDGATAVRRARTRLG
- the thiL gene encoding thiamine-phosphate kinase, encoding MPHSPDNTIASVGEFALIDRLRQLVPTAGPGVTIGIGDDAAVLQFSHPVVATCDSQVEGVHFTWALCRPGDVGWRALAVNLSDVAAMGGTPRHALISLVLPRDTLLDMVEELYRGIAAAALAHAVSIVGGNVSGADGPLVVDITLLGETPRPVTRSGARPGDGVWVTGSLGKAAAGRFLLEHPEIQAPGRAVLEQAYRRPSPRVDAGRVLSALGPRAMIDTSDGTASDLLHLVDASGVGVRLDEDRLPVPDGLGPVAHAAGIDPRAWALRGGEDYELLFAAEPGFDAEAPGVARRIGVNLTRIAEILPASAGRWIHGSGVPRPLTAEGWDHFPAGGGRR
- the rpmB gene encoding 50S ribosomal protein L28, which translates into the protein MARRCAVCGKEPRTGYRVSHSHHKTKRRFAPNLQSVRAVIDGVRRRAMVCTACLKGKKVVRVA
- the hslO gene encoding Hsp33 family molecular chaperone HslO, which translates into the protein MQIRDAVLRATAADGTIRAIAVVSTQTVEDARIRHATSATATAALGRSLTAAALLGAGLKAGQSVLLRVLGDGPIGGVIAQADAEGHVRGYAVHPLADLPETNARKLDVGGLVGRQGLLHVTRDLGLRVSYHGSAPLVSGEIAEDLASYFVVSEQIPSMVSLGVLVGPGLRVLASGGLCVQILPGAPPGVVEDLETRSRQLPPITQMMRAGHTPEQILSTSLGDLHPHIGAATPLAFQCQCSRERVEGMLRLLGVDELETILMQEGRAEVTCRFCGDRYVLEEPELRGLIARLRGEGPPVM
- a CDS encoding heavy metal-associated domain-containing protein, encoding MGALEELPGVVGADVNLATKNVQITYRRGTVTVEAMQRAVERVDLRLRFRHWLHRWVAGGGPR
- a CDS encoding DUF177 domain-containing protein, with the translated sequence MRVNIGELLADRGAVRTLAYSEPCEPPAEDAVLLRPVEGALTVASTGRTVCLSGRVRTALSLVCGACLVRFEQPLEFSIAEEFGRPATATAAVEAELGPDDFVTPVGPDDTIDVTEVVRQHLILALPLAPRCREGCRGLCPTCGADLNAGACGCAEDPVDPRLQVLRQWATVHKGGATTEKE
- the thiD gene encoding bifunctional hydroxymethylpyrimidine kinase/phosphomethylpyrimidine kinase, with translation MIPRALSIAGSDSGGGAGIQADLKTFSALGVFGMTAITALTAQNTTGVRAIVEMTPEFVRQQIDAVIGDIGVDAAKTGMLSNTPIIEAVADELRSRRIAALVVDPVMISKSGAPLLRPEACDALRRVLLPIALVVTPNLHEAGALLNRSVRTLEEMEAAARELHALGPRFVVVKGGHLEGAAVDVVFDGRRSERLATPRIATTHTHGTGCVFSAAITAGLARGLPAAAAIRNAKRFITRAIEAALPIGAGHGPANPMHAVTPEIDVDREG
- the recG gene encoding ATP-dependent DNA helicase RecG; this encodes MTASPFPPTAVDLGTPVRYLRGVGPGRAQMLARLGIATAGDLLYTLPRRLEDRSHLRAIYDLRHGAVETVQGTIGQIRQFRPRRRRLTITKAAIVDTSGVLHAVWYNQPYLARQLLRGRRIVLHGRVQRQGGEVQMAAPEFELLEDGEETLHVGRIVPVYRGTEGLSQRILRTIVLHAIEDTAPRITEWLPDDLRRRHRLPALADALRQAHFPDTQDTQAAAHRRLVYEELLLLELLLLRQKAAAAAERRSVEYGDASELITRFHAGLPFSLTRAQRQVIDEISADLHRSHPMNRLLQGDVGSGKTLIAATALLRCVGGGAQGALMAPTEILAGQHYLTLHTLLEPLGITTVLLVGGLGRAARLEAFQATREGRADIIIGTHALIEEEVEFHRLGLVVVDEQHRFGVTQRAALSKKGDHPDVLVMTATPIPRTLALTLYGDLDVSTLDELPPGRSPIKTYTRPTSSRPRVYEFVRSQVEAGRQAYIVCPLIEESDKLQAEAATALASRLQQEVFRGLRVGVLHGRMKIEVRDATMRAMRDGEIAVLVATTVIEVGIDIPNATVMVIEDADRFGLSQLHQLRGRVGRGTHESVCVLVADVAADDAIAASRLAAMVETGDGFRIAQRDLELRGAGELLGDRRQTMLRQHGVTELRVADLVRDHDWLERARRDAEILLRSDPALGEPAHRPLAEALQQRFGGARVENVRVG
- the coaD gene encoding pantetheine-phosphate adenylyltransferase → MRENRLAIALYPGSFDPVHNGHLDIIERARRMFRRVVVGVATNIEKDPMFSVADRVAMLRAAAEQTDVEVMQFQGLTVEFAERLGATVIVKGLRAMMDFEYELKMAAMNKRLRPEIETVFMMTAPEFAYLSSTLIREVARFGGSVSGLIPQNVEKRLGQKLRSQRKR